The Streptomyces sp. Alt3 genome has a segment encoding these proteins:
- a CDS encoding SRPBCC family protein, whose amino-acid sequence MSGHTENEITIAAPLDLVWDMTNDLENWPQLFSEYAAVEVMKREGQKTTFRLTMHPDDNGKVWSWVSERTTDRQGRNVRARRVEPGPFQHMDIRWEYSEVPGGTLMHWRQDFAMRPDAPVDDAWMTDNINRNSRVQLELIRDKIEQRDRERRSASVPAN is encoded by the coding sequence GTGTCCGGACACACCGAGAACGAGATCACCATCGCCGCACCCCTGGACCTCGTCTGGGACATGACGAACGATCTCGAGAACTGGCCGCAGCTGTTCAGCGAGTACGCGGCCGTCGAGGTGATGAAGCGGGAGGGCCAGAAGACGACCTTCCGCCTCACCATGCACCCCGACGACAACGGCAAGGTCTGGAGCTGGGTCTCCGAGCGCACCACGGACCGTCAGGGACGCAACGTCCGCGCCCGGAGGGTCGAGCCCGGACCGTTCCAGCACATGGACATCCGGTGGGAGTACTCGGAGGTGCCGGGCGGCACGCTCATGCACTGGCGCCAGGACTTCGCGATGCGGCCCGACGCACCGGTCGACGACGCGTGGATGACCGACAACATCAACCGCAACTCGCGCGTCCAGCTGGAGCTCATCCGCGACAAGATCGAGCAGCGGGACCGGGAACGCCGCTCCGCCTCCGTCCCCGCCAACTGA
- a CDS encoding TcmI family type II polyketide cyclase: MHHALIVARMAPESAPDIAKLFEASDNTDLPHLVGVNRRTLFQFGDVYLHLIESDRPPGPEIAKVTEHPEFKAVSDRLTAFVSPYDPQTWRGPKDAMAQQFYRWESDGSA; the protein is encoded by the coding sequence ATGCACCACGCACTGATCGTCGCCCGGATGGCACCCGAGTCCGCGCCGGACATCGCGAAGCTGTTCGAGGCCTCGGACAACACCGATCTCCCGCACCTCGTCGGCGTCAACCGGCGCACGCTGTTCCAGTTCGGCGACGTGTACCTGCACCTGATCGAGTCGGACAGGCCCCCGGGCCCGGAGATCGCCAAGGTGACGGAGCACCCGGAGTTCAAGGCCGTCAGCGACCGGCTCACCGCCTTCGTGAGCCCCTACGACCCGCAGACCTGGCGCGGTCCGAAGGACGCGATGGCGCAGCAGTTCTACCGGTGGGAGAGCGACGGCTCCGCCTGA
- a CDS encoding methyltransferase → MTTVSPTPDTTPVATPLGTPQVSAAQNPPPSMRLRELAFGAAVAGAVRAAARLGVADALGETPASAAELALVVDAEPVPLRRLLRALCCYGIFSETEDGRFVHTEMSRLLREDDPNSLRYISLWCTEPWTWEVWPRLDDAVRSGTTVFPETFGKGFFEYLHQDAGESAQVFNRAMTTSSVQSAQDVADLLDLTGVTSVADIGGGQGHVLASLLEKHPSVHGTLLDLPGVVARADARLRDGGRLADRVRIVPGDCREDIPFEVDLYIIKNILEWDDESTRRTLHNVVAAARPGARVVIIENLVDDTPSMRFTTAMDLLLLLNVGGAKHTRESLVGRMSDAGLRVGEIHPVNAYLHAFECVVP, encoded by the coding sequence ATGACCACCGTGAGCCCCACCCCCGACACCACGCCTGTCGCGACCCCCCTCGGCACACCCCAGGTCTCCGCCGCCCAGAACCCGCCGCCGTCCATGCGGCTGCGGGAACTCGCGTTCGGAGCGGCCGTCGCCGGGGCCGTGCGCGCGGCGGCCAGGCTGGGCGTGGCCGACGCGCTGGGAGAGACCCCGGCCTCGGCCGCGGAGCTCGCCCTGGTCGTGGACGCCGAGCCCGTGCCTCTGCGCCGGCTGCTGCGGGCCCTGTGCTGCTACGGGATCTTCAGTGAGACGGAGGACGGCAGGTTCGTCCACACGGAGATGTCCCGGCTGCTGCGCGAGGACGACCCGAACAGTCTTCGCTACATCTCCCTGTGGTGCACGGAGCCCTGGACCTGGGAGGTCTGGCCGCGGCTCGACGACGCGGTGCGCTCCGGCACGACCGTCTTCCCGGAGACGTTCGGCAAGGGCTTCTTCGAATACCTCCACCAGGACGCCGGTGAGTCCGCCCAGGTGTTCAACCGGGCGATGACCACGTCGAGCGTGCAGTCGGCGCAGGACGTCGCCGACCTCCTGGACCTCACCGGGGTCACCTCGGTCGCCGACATCGGTGGCGGCCAGGGGCATGTCCTCGCGAGCCTGCTGGAGAAGCACCCCTCGGTCCACGGCACCCTCCTGGACCTGCCTGGCGTCGTGGCCCGTGCGGACGCCAGGCTTCGGGACGGCGGCCGGCTGGCCGACCGTGTTCGGATCGTGCCCGGCGACTGCCGCGAGGACATCCCCTTCGAGGTGGATCTCTACATCATCAAGAACATCCTCGAATGGGACGACGAGAGCACCCGCAGGACGCTGCACAACGTGGTCGCCGCGGCCCGCCCCGGCGCCCGTGTGGTGATCATCGAGAACCTCGTCGACGACACCCCGTCGATGCGGTTCACCACGGCCATGGACCTGCTGCTCCTGCTCAACGTCGGGGGTGCCAAACACACCCGGGAGAGCCTGGTCGGGCGGATGTCGGACGCGGGCCTGCGGGTGGGCGAGATCCACCCCGTCAACGCGTACCTGCACGCGTTCGAGTGCGTCGTGCCGTAG
- a CDS encoding right-handed parallel beta-helix repeat-containing protein: MRKRHMKCLAGITLSTATALGLAAVPSSAAGPGDLVVRPGDSIQSAVDAARPGDTIVVLPGTYRESVLITKPGLTLLGTRGRTVVAPPAADGAKAANACATGGNGICVIGTKGHTVDDVSIRSLTVSGFDKSGIWASWTDGLSVRKVTARSNGTWGIAQERSTRGDFRRNTATGNGDAGIFIANSVSEEGGATDTGGTLVLDNSVSDNRIGVTARRVRNLVIDGNLLTGNCSGVFVVGDESKPAAGAMTISGNRILENNKFCPATPRLSAIQGSGIVLTGSEATDVRSNVIRDNVGSTPLSGGILLFKSFVGALNTDNTISRNLVEGNKPADLADRDTSGTGNTFVSNTCGTSVPAGMCAG; the protein is encoded by the coding sequence ATGAGGAAAAGACACATGAAATGCCTGGCGGGGATCACCCTCTCCACGGCCACGGCCCTGGGTCTCGCGGCCGTCCCCTCCAGCGCGGCCGGACCCGGTGATCTTGTGGTGCGCCCCGGCGATTCCATCCAGAGCGCGGTGGACGCAGCTCGCCCGGGCGACACGATCGTCGTCCTGCCCGGCACCTACCGTGAGAGCGTTCTGATCACCAAGCCGGGCCTGACCCTGCTCGGCACCCGTGGCCGCACGGTCGTCGCACCGCCGGCAGCCGACGGCGCCAAGGCCGCCAACGCCTGCGCCACCGGTGGGAACGGCATCTGCGTGATCGGGACCAAGGGCCACACCGTCGACGACGTCAGCATCCGCTCGCTGACCGTCTCGGGCTTCGACAAGAGCGGCATCTGGGCCTCCTGGACCGACGGACTCAGCGTCCGCAAGGTCACCGCCCGGAGCAACGGCACCTGGGGCATCGCCCAGGAGCGTTCGACCCGTGGCGACTTCCGGCGCAACACCGCCACCGGAAACGGGGACGCGGGGATCTTCATCGCCAACTCGGTCAGCGAGGAGGGCGGAGCGACCGACACCGGAGGGACGCTCGTCCTGGACAACTCGGTCAGCGACAACCGCATCGGCGTCACCGCCCGCCGCGTGAGGAACCTCGTCATCGACGGCAACCTTCTGACGGGCAACTGCAGCGGGGTCTTCGTCGTGGGTGACGAGTCCAAGCCGGCCGCGGGGGCGATGACGATCAGCGGCAACCGGATCCTCGAGAACAACAAGTTCTGTCCGGCGACTCCGCGGCTGTCCGCGATCCAGGGGTCCGGCATCGTCCTGACCGGCAGCGAGGCCACCGACGTGCGTTCCAACGTCATCCGGGACAACGTCGGCTCGACCCCGCTCTCCGGCGGCATCCTGCTGTTCAAGAGCTTCGTGGGCGCGCTCAACACCGACAACACCATCAGCCGCAACCTCGTCGAGGGCAACAAGCCGGCCGACCTCGCCGACCGCGACACCTCCGGCACCGGCAACACTTTCGTCAGCAACACCTGCGGGACGTCCGTCCCGGCCGGGATGTGTGCCGGATGA
- a CDS encoding ACT domain-containing protein, translating into MAGERDLRVLLHGMRPELRPGRYVYTTLPAGEVPAGVTPVVTVSEREGLTLVVAEAQAVAAGLPYDFVACWIILRVHSALDAVGLTAAVSLALTDAGISCNVVAGFHHDHLFVPHARATEAVRVLEALAAESG; encoded by the coding sequence ATGGCGGGCGAACGTGATCTTCGAGTACTGCTGCACGGCATGCGGCCCGAGCTGAGGCCCGGCCGCTACGTCTACACCACCCTGCCCGCCGGAGAGGTGCCCGCCGGTGTCACCCCGGTGGTCACCGTCTCCGAGCGGGAGGGGCTGACGCTCGTGGTTGCCGAGGCGCAGGCTGTGGCGGCGGGGCTGCCGTACGATTTCGTCGCCTGCTGGATCATTCTGCGTGTGCACTCGGCGCTCGACGCCGTCGGGCTCACCGCCGCGGTCTCCCTCGCCCTCACGGATGCGGGGATCAGCTGCAACGTGGTCGCCGGATTCCACCACGACCACCTGTTCGTCCCGCACGCACGTGCGACCGAGGCGGTACGGGTCCTGGAAGCGCTGGCGGCGGAGTCCGGGTAG
- a CDS encoding terpene synthase family protein, whose amino-acid sequence MAQPFSLPDFYVPYPARLNPHLDAARSHTREWARGMGMLEGSGIWEEKDLESHDYALLCAYTHPDCSSGALSLVTDWYVWVFFFDDHFLELFKRTPDREGGKSYLDRLPAFMPMERGAATPEPTNPVEAGLADLWARTVPAMSDAWRARFAESTENLLNESLWELSNINEGRIANPVEYIEMRRKVGGAPWSAGLVEYAANAEVPASLADARPLRVLRDAFSDAVHLRNDLFSYQREVEDEGENSNGVLVLERFLDCSTQDAADAVNDLLTSRLHQFENTALTELPPLCAEKGLSPDETIAVLGYVKGLQDWQSGGHEWHMRSSRYMNGGSSATRTLSGFGMAAASVRFTARSESARLRSHAHAPFRHVGPSLLPDFEMPFTTTLSPHLGGARVRIVEWSRRMGLLEAQPGVLGSHIWDEERLIATDLPLCAAGLHPDATPEELDLSSGWLTWGTYGDDWFPVVHGRSRDLAGARLANERLSLFMPLDAASAPEPVNALERGLGDLWRRTAGPMDEVARRTFRDAVESMTASWLWELANQAQNRIPDPVDYMEMRRATFGSDLTMSLCRLGHGRKVPDEVYRSGPLRSLENAAADYACLMNDLFSYQKEIEYEGEVHNGVLVVQNFFGVDYPTGVAIVHDLMKGRMEQFQHAAEHELPLLYDEFNLDAEARETLAGYVQELRHWLAGILIWHRGCRRYRDEDLRRGTAAPWHLGGPTGFGTSAAQVIRLLTEQGRFSLAGTVQRAGV is encoded by the coding sequence ATGGCACAGCCCTTCTCACTGCCGGACTTCTACGTGCCGTATCCGGCGCGTCTCAACCCGCACCTGGACGCGGCCCGGAGCCACACCCGGGAGTGGGCCCGCGGGATGGGGATGCTGGAGGGGTCCGGGATCTGGGAGGAGAAGGACCTCGAGTCCCACGATTACGCGCTGCTCTGCGCGTACACCCATCCCGACTGCTCGTCCGGGGCCCTGTCCCTGGTCACCGACTGGTACGTGTGGGTCTTCTTCTTCGACGACCACTTCCTGGAGCTGTTCAAACGCACTCCGGACCGTGAGGGCGGCAAGAGCTATCTGGACCGGCTGCCCGCCTTCATGCCGATGGAGCGGGGCGCCGCGACACCGGAGCCGACCAATCCGGTGGAGGCGGGGCTGGCGGACCTGTGGGCGAGGACCGTTCCGGCCATGTCGGACGCCTGGCGCGCCCGGTTCGCGGAGTCGACGGAGAACCTGCTCAACGAGTCCCTGTGGGAGCTCTCGAACATCAACGAGGGCAGGATCGCGAATCCGGTCGAGTACATCGAGATGCGGCGCAAGGTGGGCGGCGCCCCGTGGTCGGCGGGGCTGGTGGAGTACGCGGCGAACGCGGAGGTACCCGCCTCGCTGGCGGACGCCCGTCCGCTGAGGGTGCTGCGGGACGCGTTCTCCGACGCGGTGCATCTGCGCAACGACCTCTTCTCGTACCAGCGTGAGGTCGAGGACGAGGGCGAGAACAGCAACGGCGTGCTGGTCCTGGAGAGGTTCCTGGACTGCTCCACCCAGGACGCCGCGGACGCGGTCAACGATCTGCTGACCTCTCGCCTCCACCAGTTCGAGAACACGGCTCTCACCGAACTTCCGCCCCTCTGCGCGGAGAAGGGCCTGAGCCCCGACGAGACGATCGCGGTCCTCGGGTACGTCAAGGGTCTCCAGGACTGGCAGTCCGGGGGCCACGAGTGGCACATGCGCTCCAGCCGCTACATGAACGGCGGGTCCTCGGCCACCCGAACCCTGTCCGGTTTCGGGATGGCCGCCGCGTCCGTCCGCTTCACGGCCCGCTCGGAGTCGGCACGGCTCAGGAGCCACGCCCACGCCCCGTTCCGGCACGTCGGTCCGTCGCTGCTGCCCGATTTCGAGATGCCGTTCACGACCACACTGAGCCCCCACCTGGGCGGGGCGCGGGTGAGGATCGTGGAGTGGTCACGGCGTATGGGTCTGCTGGAGGCGCAGCCCGGGGTGCTGGGTTCGCACATCTGGGACGAAGAACGGCTGATCGCGACGGACCTGCCGCTGTGCGCGGCGGGCCTGCACCCCGACGCGACACCCGAGGAGCTGGACCTGTCGTCGGGCTGGCTGACCTGGGGGACGTACGGCGACGACTGGTTCCCGGTGGTGCACGGCCGGTCCCGTGATCTGGCGGGGGCACGGCTCGCCAACGAGCGGCTGTCGCTGTTCATGCCGCTCGACGCGGCGTCCGCCCCCGAGCCGGTCAACGCGCTGGAGCGGGGGCTGGGCGATCTGTGGCGGCGGACGGCGGGACCGATGGACGAGGTGGCGCGGCGCACGTTCCGGGATGCCGTGGAATCGATGACGGCGAGCTGGCTGTGGGAGCTGGCGAACCAGGCGCAGAACCGGATTCCCGACCCGGTGGACTACATGGAGATGCGCCGCGCCACATTCGGTTCGGACCTGACGATGAGCCTGTGCCGGCTGGGCCACGGCAGGAAGGTGCCGGACGAGGTCTACCGCAGTGGTCCGCTGCGGTCCCTGGAGAACGCGGCGGCCGACTACGCGTGCCTGATGAACGACCTGTTCTCCTACCAGAAGGAGATCGAGTACGAGGGCGAGGTGCACAACGGGGTCCTGGTCGTACAGAACTTCTTCGGGGTGGACTACCCCACGGGGGTGGCGATCGTGCACGACCTCATGAAGGGGCGGATGGAGCAGTTCCAGCATGCGGCCGAGCACGAACTACCGCTTCTGTACGACGAGTTCAACCTGGACGCGGAGGCGCGGGAGACGCTGGCGGGCTATGTGCAGGAGCTCCGGCACTGGCTGGCGGGCATCCTGATCTGGCACCGGGGCTGCCGGCGCTACCGCGATGAGGACCTGCGGCGGGGAACCGCCGCCCCGTGGCACCTCGGCGGGCCCACGGGGTTCGGGACGTCTGCCGCCCAGGTGATCCGGCTGCTGACGGAGCAGGGACGTTTCAGCCTTGCTGGAACAGTTCAGCGGGCAGGGGTTTGA